The following are encoded in a window of Corythoichthys intestinalis isolate RoL2023-P3 chromosome 8, ASM3026506v1, whole genome shotgun sequence genomic DNA:
- the LOC130920933 gene encoding endoplasmic reticulum resident protein 27 codes for MQIGLIIFILVSCVSAKEKDVTLPRLNNTKAAEAFINSAEVVVIGFLEQGEESHGYKELLAAATRVDSVSVAICALKEVWVDYGIKSDTITLFRKVDNHQENLVVAEADEIKVDGLVNFIIVNELRYMTEYNQVTAVGLFNSEVKTHLLLFANKGRKEFNELKAQLGALAPEFTGKFLFVLINGAEDSNFRSLRYFGLKSKDLPRVGIYDGDSDMKWLLPEGEISNERVRDFCNAFLRGELKEVKEAGAEAKTEL; via the exons ATGCAAATTGGGTTGATCATCTTCATCCTGGTGTCTTGTGTCAGCGCTAAGGAGAAAG ATGTGACGCTCCCGAGGTTAAATAACACCAAAGCTGCCGAAGCCTTTATCAACTCTGCTGAAGTGGTGGTGATCGGATTCCTGGAG cag GGAGAAGAGAGTCATGGCTACAAAGAACTTTTGGCGGCAGCAACTCGTGTGGATTCTGTCTCAGTGGCCATCTGTGCTTTGAAAGAAGTCTGGGTTGACTATGGTATTAAATCAGACACCATCACTCTTTTCAGAAAG GTAGATAACCATCAAGAGAACCTCGTGGTTGCCGAGGCAGATGAAATAAAGGTTGACGGTCTTGTGAACTTTATTATTGTGAACGAGCTACGATACATGACAGAGTACAACCAAGTG ACAGCAGTGGGTCTGTTCAACtcagaagtgaagacacacctcCTGCtgtttgccaacaaagggcgcAAAGAATTTAATGAGCTAAAGGCGCAGTTGGGAGCTTTGGCTCCAGAGTTCACTGGCAAG TTCTTGTTCGTGCTCATCAATGGCGCTGAAGACTCCAACTTCCGGTCACTGCGCTACTTTGGACTGAAATCTAAGGACCTTCCCCGTGTAGGCATCTACGATGGTGACTCTGACATGAAATGGTTGCTGCCTGAAGGAGAAATTTCCAACGAGCGTGTGCGAGACTTCTGCAATGCATTTTTGCGAGGAGAACTAAAG gaggtgaaagaagctggcgccGAGGCCAAAACAGAGCTTTAA